From a single Paraburkholderia edwinii genomic region:
- a CDS encoding cryptochrome/photolyase family protein, whose protein sequence is MTEPRQLDASFDHGLVWFRRDLRTGDNAALYYALKHCRQVWCVFVFDTTILQPLIDRSRKQNPKHRPRDRRIDFIVASVAELDKSLRDGGGGLIVEHGDPRDVIPTLADRLKIDAVFTNHDYEPSAIERDEAIGDRLRDAQRELLTFKDQAIFERDEVLNGQRKPFTVFTPYRNAWLKKLTPFDLKPYPVERYAKSLAKPPAELDHGMPSLEQLGFERSNLADLKLPPGMSGAQQLLEDFLTRIDSYADRRNFPGVAGPSYLSVHQRFGTVSIRTLVRLANDLSLQPDGAGAATWLNELIWRDFYFMILAHHPQVASGAPFKPEFDELRWERGHEADAAFAAWREARTGYPLVDAAMLQINTTGYMHNRLRMVTASFLVKDLGLDWHLGEQYFAEQLNDFDFSANNGNWQWAASTGCDAQPWFRIFNPVTQSEQFDPQGRFIKRYLPQLEKVPPKWIHAPWLASDEQLAEWGVVLGENYPRPIVDHAEARKLTLERFGRVRPQQR, encoded by the coding sequence ATGACCGAACCGCGGCAACTCGACGCTTCCTTCGACCACGGCCTTGTCTGGTTTCGCCGCGACCTGCGCACCGGCGACAACGCCGCGCTCTACTACGCGCTCAAGCATTGCCGGCAGGTCTGGTGCGTATTCGTCTTCGACACGACGATCCTGCAGCCGCTGATCGACCGCTCGCGCAAACAGAACCCGAAGCACAGGCCGCGCGACCGGCGCATCGATTTCATCGTCGCAAGCGTCGCCGAACTGGATAAGTCGCTGCGCGACGGCGGCGGCGGGCTGATCGTCGAGCACGGCGACCCGCGCGATGTCATCCCGACACTCGCCGATCGTCTGAAGATCGATGCTGTATTTACCAATCACGATTACGAGCCGTCGGCAATCGAGCGCGATGAAGCAATTGGGGACCGCCTGCGCGATGCGCAACGCGAACTGCTCACGTTCAAGGATCAGGCGATCTTCGAACGGGACGAAGTGCTGAACGGCCAGCGCAAGCCGTTCACGGTCTTCACGCCGTATCGCAACGCATGGCTCAAGAAACTGACGCCGTTCGACCTCAAACCGTATCCGGTCGAACGCTACGCGAAGAGCCTGGCGAAACCGCCGGCGGAACTCGACCACGGCATGCCGTCGCTCGAGCAGTTGGGCTTCGAGCGAAGCAATCTCGCGGACCTGAAGCTGCCGCCCGGCATGAGCGGCGCACAGCAGTTACTCGAAGATTTCCTGACGCGCATCGACAGCTACGCGGACCGTCGCAACTTCCCGGGCGTCGCCGGGCCGAGCTACCTGTCCGTCCATCAGCGCTTCGGCACCGTCTCGATTCGCACGCTGGTGCGGCTCGCCAACGACCTGTCGCTGCAGCCCGACGGAGCGGGCGCGGCCACGTGGCTGAACGAGCTGATCTGGCGAGACTTCTATTTCATGATTCTTGCGCATCACCCGCAGGTCGCGAGCGGCGCGCCGTTCAAGCCCGAGTTCGACGAGCTGCGCTGGGAGCGCGGCCACGAAGCCGACGCTGCGTTCGCCGCGTGGCGCGAAGCGCGCACCGGCTATCCGCTTGTCGACGCGGCGATGCTGCAGATCAACACGACCGGCTATATGCATAACCGGCTACGCATGGTCACCGCGAGCTTTCTCGTCAAGGACCTGGGGCTCGACTGGCATCTCGGCGAGCAGTACTTTGCCGAGCAGCTGAACGACTTCGACTTCTCGGCAAACAACGGGAATTGGCAATGGGCAGCGTCGACGGGGTGCGACGCGCAGCCGTGGTTCCGCATCTTCAATCCGGTCACGCAATCGGAGCAGTTCGACCCGCAGGGGCGCTTTATCAAGCGCTATTTGCCGCAACTGGAGAAGGTGCCGCCGAAATGGATACACGCGCCGTGGCTGGCGAGCGACGAGCAGCTGGCGGAATGGGGTGTGGTGCTCGGGGAAAACTATCCGCGGCCGATTGTCGATCATGCGGAAGCGCGGAAGCTGACGCTCGAGCGCTTTGGAAGAGTACGGCCGCAGCAGCGCTAA
- a CDS encoding BPSS1780 family membrane protein codes for MQLIEVPAKTGYVWFRQGIWLFRKNPLAFLTLFFAYLLAMTLISLIPVIGGVLPLALIPGIAVGFMAACRDTIAGKPVFPTILVDGFRSYGSTVARRLLLLGCLYIVAMALVLAGSALADGGILLRLMVNGEAMQQETLATSNLPLAILTALAFYVPVAMLFWFSPILAAWHDVPPVKAMFFSIISCWRNRGAFVVYGALWFAVAITVSLGLSTLLQALGAGDLALIVLMPASIIVTTMLYCSFYATYRGCFGVQGPEQPAPPVA; via the coding sequence ATGCAACTGATCGAAGTTCCCGCGAAGACCGGCTATGTATGGTTCCGGCAGGGCATCTGGCTGTTCCGCAAGAACCCGCTCGCGTTCCTGACGCTGTTCTTCGCGTACCTGCTCGCGATGACGCTGATTTCGCTGATCCCCGTGATCGGCGGCGTGTTGCCGCTCGCGCTGATTCCGGGCATCGCGGTCGGCTTTATGGCCGCGTGCCGCGATACGATCGCCGGCAAGCCCGTGTTCCCGACCATTCTTGTGGATGGCTTCCGTTCGTATGGCTCGACGGTCGCGCGGCGCCTGCTGCTGTTGGGATGCCTCTATATCGTCGCGATGGCGCTCGTGCTCGCGGGCTCCGCGCTCGCGGACGGTGGCATACTGCTGCGGCTCATGGTGAACGGCGAAGCCATGCAGCAGGAAACGCTCGCGACCAGCAACCTGCCGCTCGCCATTCTCACCGCACTCGCTTTCTATGTGCCCGTCGCGATGCTGTTCTGGTTCTCGCCGATCCTCGCCGCGTGGCACGACGTGCCGCCGGTGAAGGCGATGTTCTTCAGCATCATCAGCTGCTGGCGCAACCGCGGGGCGTTCGTCGTGTACGGCGCGCTGTGGTTTGCGGTGGCGATCACCGTGTCGCTCGGACTGTCCACGCTGCTGCAGGCGCTCGGCGCCGGCGACCTTGCGCTGATCGTGCTGATGCCGGCGTCGATCATCGTCACGACAATGCTCTATTGCTCGTTCTATGCGACTTATCGCGGCTGCTTCGGCGTCCAGGGACCCGAACAGCCGGCGCCGCCGGTGGCGTGA
- a CDS encoding homoserine kinase, whose translation MAVFTAVTEAQLAQWLRHYDLGDVVEFRGITSGIENSNFFLTTTRGEYVLTIFEKLTDRQLPFYLDLMRHLAAHRVPVPDPVPRDDGALFGMLHGKPAAVVTKLEGAPELAPGVEHCVEVGQMLARMHLAGRDFAHHQPNLRSLAWWEETVPTLLPFVDDAQRALLTEELAHQHAFFASADYAAMPGGPCHCDLFRDNALFAHAAPGTGHEVRLGGFFDFYFAGCDKWLFDVAVTVNDWCVDLPTGRLDDARVEALLRAYQTVRPFTPEENRHWGDMLRAGAYRFWVSRLYDFHMPRAAELLKPHDPGHFERILRERLKGVALPGIHTSCN comes from the coding sequence ATGGCCGTCTTCACTGCTGTTACCGAAGCCCAACTCGCGCAATGGCTGCGCCACTATGACCTCGGCGACGTCGTCGAATTTCGCGGTATCACGTCCGGCATTGAAAACAGCAACTTCTTTCTGACCACCACGCGTGGCGAATACGTCCTGACCATCTTCGAGAAGCTGACCGATCGCCAGTTGCCGTTCTATCTCGACCTGATGCGGCATCTCGCCGCGCATCGCGTGCCGGTGCCGGACCCGGTGCCGCGCGACGACGGCGCGCTGTTCGGCATGCTGCATGGCAAGCCCGCGGCCGTCGTCACGAAGCTCGAAGGCGCGCCGGAACTGGCGCCCGGCGTCGAGCATTGCGTCGAGGTCGGGCAGATGCTCGCGCGCATGCATCTCGCCGGCCGCGACTTCGCGCATCATCAACCGAATCTGCGCAGCCTCGCCTGGTGGGAAGAGACGGTGCCCACGCTGTTGCCGTTCGTCGACGATGCACAGCGCGCGCTCCTGACCGAAGAGCTCGCGCATCAGCACGCGTTCTTCGCATCGGCCGACTATGCGGCGATGCCCGGCGGGCCGTGCCACTGCGACCTCTTTCGCGACAACGCGCTGTTCGCGCACGCAGCGCCCGGCACCGGGCACGAGGTGCGGCTCGGCGGCTTCTTCGATTTCTACTTCGCGGGTTGCGACAAGTGGCTCTTCGACGTCGCGGTCACCGTCAACGACTGGTGCGTCGATCTGCCGACCGGGCGCCTCGACGACGCGCGTGTTGAAGCGTTGCTGCGTGCATATCAGACAGTGCGTCCGTTCACACCCGAGGAAAATCGCCACTGGGGCGATATGCTGCGTGCGGGGGCGTACCGTTTCTGGGTCTCGCGCCTGTATGATTTCCATATGCCGCGCGCGGCCGAGTTGCTGAAACCGCACGACCCCGGCCATTTCGAGCGCATTCTCCGCGAACGCCTGAAAGGCGTCGCACTCCCTGGCATTCACACCTCATGCAACTGA
- a CDS encoding chromate transporter, which yields MTATLVALVLIFGQLSLLAFGGGNTILPEMQRQVVDVHHWMPASEFSALFALAQAAPGPNMMVVTLVGWHVAGWAGVIVTSIAKFGPSSFVTALALHAWERFKDRPWRAIAQKGLVPVTAGLVAASAVLIARASDTTWLAWNITGVCAALAFTTRIHPLWLLAAGSVIGLVGLGFLPH from the coding sequence ATGACGGCCACGCTCGTCGCCCTCGTCCTGATCTTCGGTCAGCTATCGCTACTTGCGTTCGGCGGCGGCAATACGATCCTGCCGGAGATGCAGCGGCAGGTAGTCGATGTCCATCACTGGATGCCGGCCAGCGAATTCAGCGCGCTCTTCGCGCTCGCTCAGGCGGCGCCGGGGCCGAACATGATGGTCGTCACGCTGGTCGGATGGCATGTGGCCGGCTGGGCCGGCGTGATCGTGACGTCGATCGCGAAGTTCGGTCCGTCGTCGTTCGTTACGGCGCTCGCATTGCATGCGTGGGAACGCTTCAAGGACCGGCCGTGGCGCGCCATCGCGCAGAAGGGACTCGTGCCGGTTACCGCGGGGCTCGTCGCGGCCAGCGCGGTGCTGATTGCGCGAGCCTCGGATACGACGTGGCTCGCATGGAATATCACCGGAGTGTGCGCGGCGCTCGCTTTTACGACGCGCATTCACCCGCTGTGGCTGCTTGCGGCGGGAAGTGTGATCGGCCTGGTGGGACTAGGCTTCCTGCCTCACTGA
- a CDS encoding phosphatase PAP2 family protein — MPDLPLHFWYVTSSCGGASVTLPLTVAIALWLAVGYSSRLALGWIALIAGAGSIVLVTKLAFLGWGIGVRDWDFTGVSGHAMMSTAIYPVASFLILLPARPAIRVAGIAAGFCVGIAISFSRIVVEAHSPSEAAVGCAMGAVIALVFIRLAWHTTQSRNRLSILPVMMSLVVLVAAFHNIHIPTHRWVERAALKISGHPRPFVRARWKAARDHSHAIAAPLSRARDALAPREARSVQVGRCLDASVRQSACFDIARADGPSARRADATAVPAFPC; from the coding sequence ATGCCCGACCTGCCGCTCCATTTCTGGTACGTGACGAGTAGCTGCGGCGGCGCCAGCGTGACGCTGCCGCTGACCGTGGCGATCGCGCTCTGGCTCGCGGTCGGGTATTCGTCGCGTCTCGCGCTCGGCTGGATCGCGCTGATTGCCGGCGCCGGATCGATCGTGCTCGTGACGAAGCTCGCGTTCCTCGGCTGGGGCATCGGCGTGCGCGACTGGGATTTCACGGGCGTAAGCGGCCACGCGATGATGTCGACTGCGATCTATCCGGTCGCGTCTTTCCTGATCCTGCTGCCGGCACGACCGGCCATCCGCGTGGCCGGCATCGCCGCGGGGTTCTGCGTCGGCATTGCGATCAGCTTCTCGCGCATCGTCGTCGAAGCGCATTCGCCGTCGGAAGCGGCCGTCGGCTGCGCGATGGGCGCCGTGATCGCGCTCGTCTTTATCCGCCTTGCGTGGCATACGACGCAAAGCCGGAACCGGCTGTCCATCTTGCCGGTCATGATGAGCCTCGTCGTGCTCGTGGCCGCGTTCCACAATATTCATATTCCCACGCACCGCTGGGTCGAGCGTGCCGCGCTGAAGATCTCAGGCCATCCACGGCCATTCGTCCGCGCGCGCTGGAAGGCCGCGCGCGACCACAGTCACGCGATCGCTGCGCCGCTGTCGCGCGCACGTGATGCGTTGGCGCCACGCGAGGCGCGGTCGGTCCAGGTCGGCCGCTGTCTCGATGCAAGCGTGCGCCAGAGCGCGTGCTTCGATATCGCGCGAGCGGACGGCCCGTCGGCCCGACGCGCTGACGCGACAGCGGTCCCCGCTTTCCCTTGTTGA
- a CDS encoding MarR family winged helix-turn-helix transcriptional regulator, which produces MTQRPLLPLTLDTQLCFALYSASLAMTKAYKPLLDRLGLTYPQYLAMLVLWEGDDVTVKDIAARLNLDSATITPLLKRLEAQGYVERTRGTDDERLVFIRLTKAGTSLKRAARDVPTEIFGATGQAREFLFRLRDDLAQLRGTLNEHLERG; this is translated from the coding sequence ATGACCCAGCGCCCGCTTTTACCGCTTACGCTCGACACGCAGCTCTGTTTCGCGCTGTATTCAGCATCGCTTGCGATGACGAAAGCCTATAAGCCGCTGCTCGACAGGCTCGGTCTCACCTATCCGCAATATCTTGCGATGCTCGTACTGTGGGAAGGCGACGACGTGACGGTCAAAGATATCGCGGCGCGCCTCAATCTCGATTCCGCGACCATCACGCCGCTACTCAAGCGCCTCGAAGCGCAAGGTTACGTCGAGCGTACGCGCGGCACCGACGACGAGCGGCTCGTGTTTATCCGCCTGACAAAAGCCGGCACCTCGCTCAAGCGCGCGGCGCGCGACGTGCCTACTGAAATCTTCGGCGCGACGGGCCAGGCGCGTGAATTCCTGTTTCGCTTGCGCGACGACCTTGCGCAGTTGCGCGGCACACTGAACGAACATCTCGAGCGCGGATAG
- a CDS encoding DUF3563 family protein — MYLLSRLFLFLTKSADEVARERQDAYLSEAIDLYDLEFRMRKLDREAQRRQPAWMGQQ, encoded by the coding sequence ATGTACCTGCTGAGCCGCCTTTTCCTGTTCCTGACGAAATCCGCTGACGAAGTCGCACGAGAGCGCCAGGACGCTTATCTGTCGGAAGCGATCGATCTGTACGATCTCGAATTCCGTATGCGCAAGCTCGATCGCGAAGCGCAACGCCGTCAACCGGCGTGGATGGGCCAGCAATAA
- the modB gene encoding molybdate ABC transporter permease subunit, producing MEHAWIPLLLSLKVAGWATALNFVIGVAAGLGLSRWRSGARDVVDSLLTLPLVMPPTVLGYYLLVLLGRRGMFGAWLDRLGIQLVFTWQGAVIASMVVAFPLVLKSARAAFESVDPQLERAARTLGVNETAIFFRVTLPLAMRGILAGTLLAFARALGEFGATLMIAGNLPGRTQTLSVAVYAAVQAGDDHTANVLVLVTSVTCVVILLLAGRLVPQHSLMTSR from the coding sequence ATGGAACACGCGTGGATCCCGTTGCTGCTGTCGCTGAAAGTAGCCGGCTGGGCGACCGCGCTCAACTTCGTAATTGGCGTGGCCGCGGGTCTCGGCCTGTCGCGCTGGCGCTCGGGCGCGCGCGACGTGGTCGATTCGCTGCTGACGCTGCCGCTCGTGATGCCGCCGACCGTGCTCGGCTACTACCTGCTCGTGCTGCTCGGCCGCCGCGGCATGTTCGGCGCGTGGCTCGACCGGCTCGGCATCCAGCTGGTGTTCACGTGGCAAGGCGCGGTGATCGCGTCGATGGTCGTCGCGTTTCCGCTGGTGCTGAAGTCGGCGCGCGCGGCATTCGAATCGGTCGACCCGCAACTCGAACGCGCCGCGCGCACGCTCGGCGTCAACGAAACGGCGATCTTCTTTCGCGTGACCTTGCCGCTTGCGATGCGCGGCATTCTCGCGGGCACGCTGCTCGCGTTTGCCCGCGCGCTCGGCGAATTCGGCGCGACGCTGATGATTGCCGGCAATCTGCCGGGCCGTACGCAGACTTTATCGGTCGCGGTCTACGCCGCAGTCCAGGCCGGCGACGATCACACCGCGAACGTTCTGGTGCTAGTCACGTCGGTCACCTGCGTCGTGATTCTGCTGCTCGCGGGCCGCCTCGTGCCGCAACATTCGCTGATGACGTCGCGCTGA
- a CDS encoding extracellular catalytic domain type 1 short-chain-length polyhydroxyalkanoate depolymerase: MAKSLTKIWLGGLKRLIAIQKEHAHATAKRTSTRPVRPATARPPVKVRKAVARDAQHPGKRESRVRPRAAAWASGTWTRSFHSAPAAPGRLVNHLQYGLYLPAGKPQRGAPLVVMLHGCKQTIDEFAEGTRMNLLADRFGFAVVYPEQSKHTHAHRCWHWYDDSDNAGGAEALAVVSLVDALVAEHGFDPERVYVAGLSAGAGLASLLAMRYPERFAAVALHSGPAFGEAHSGITAMDVMRRGARQDPVTLVDRAADVDAHPGMPAIIMQGELDPVVAPVNADQLATQFLRLNGLVDASGARKAGDTKEDRKATVVTRDYVRGGRRVVRVCRVQGLGHAWSGGDDAVPFHSSKGPDASGLIWEFFRYQRRSVAPEVAGDRPRPANGRYYGSP, translated from the coding sequence ATGGCAAAAAGTCTGACAAAAATATGGCTCGGCGGCCTGAAACGATTGATCGCCATCCAGAAAGAGCATGCGCATGCGACGGCGAAGCGGACGTCGACTCGACCCGTGCGACCCGCCACGGCACGGCCTCCGGTCAAGGTGCGCAAGGCAGTGGCGCGCGACGCCCAGCATCCGGGCAAGCGCGAATCGCGCGTGCGTCCGCGCGCGGCAGCGTGGGCGAGCGGCACGTGGACGCGCTCGTTCCACTCAGCGCCAGCCGCGCCGGGCCGGCTCGTGAATCACCTGCAGTACGGGCTTTATCTGCCCGCGGGCAAGCCGCAGCGCGGCGCGCCGCTTGTGGTGATGCTGCACGGCTGCAAGCAGACCATCGACGAATTCGCGGAAGGCACGCGCATGAACCTGCTCGCCGACCGCTTCGGCTTCGCAGTCGTCTATCCGGAGCAGTCGAAACATACGCACGCGCATCGCTGCTGGCATTGGTATGACGATTCGGATAATGCGGGCGGGGCGGAGGCGTTAGCCGTTGTATCGCTCGTCGATGCGCTGGTCGCCGAGCACGGCTTCGACCCGGAACGGGTGTACGTGGCGGGCCTGTCGGCCGGCGCCGGTCTCGCGTCGCTGCTCGCGATGCGTTATCCGGAGCGGTTCGCGGCCGTTGCGCTGCATTCAGGCCCGGCGTTCGGCGAAGCGCATTCCGGTATCACGGCGATGGACGTGATGCGCCGCGGTGCGCGCCAGGACCCGGTCACGCTTGTGGATCGCGCCGCCGACGTCGATGCGCATCCGGGCATGCCCGCGATCATCATGCAGGGCGAGCTCGACCCCGTGGTGGCGCCGGTCAATGCTGATCAGCTGGCCACGCAGTTTCTGCGGCTCAACGGCCTCGTCGACGCGAGTGGCGCCCGCAAGGCCGGCGATACGAAGGAGGATCGTAAAGCGACCGTGGTGACGCGCGACTATGTGCGCGGCGGGCGGCGCGTCGTGCGCGTGTGCCGCGTGCAGGGGCTCGGCCACGCATGGAGCGGCGGCGACGACGCGGTGCCGTTTCATTCGTCGAAAGGGCCCGATGCGAGTGGCCTGATATGGGAATTTTTCAGATATCAGCGCCGCAGCGTGGCGCCGGAAGTGGCCGGCGATCGGCCGCGCCCGGCCAACGGCCGCTATTACGGTTCTCCTTAA
- a CDS encoding AMP nucleosidase codes for MNYETNQRLVETPASAYKTEAFDDATAAVTHLSAIYESNTSFLRDAFARYRRNEPFQRRVRACYPFVRVRTEVNTHIDSRRSYGFVAGPGVFETTVTRPDLFGNYYREQLRLLAKNHHVAIEVGVSDQAIPIHFAFAEGIHLEGDLDRDRLFMMRDVFDTPDLALLDDRIVNGTYEPMPGEPHPLALFTAARVDFSLHRLRHYTATSPTHFQNYVLYTNYQFYIDEFVKLGRTMMAHTDDAELRAYRGEYTSFVEPGDVITYNANLGEQEAEGTPPPRLPQMPAYHLKRADGGGITMVNIGVGPSNAKTITDHIAVLRPHAWVMLGHCAGLRNTQRLGDYVLAHGYVREDHVLDDDLPLWVPIPALAEVQVALERAVAQVTRLDGAELKRVMRTGTVASVDNRNWELRDHREPVQRLSQSRAIALDMESATIAANGFRFRVPYGTLLCVSDKPLHGELKLPGMADQFYRAQVDQHLQIGVAAMELLRADGLHRLHSRKLRSFAEVAFQ; via the coding sequence ATGAACTATGAGACCAATCAGCGCCTGGTAGAGACACCGGCCAGCGCGTACAAGACCGAGGCGTTTGACGATGCCACCGCGGCTGTCACGCATCTTTCCGCGATCTATGAATCGAACACGTCGTTCCTGCGCGATGCGTTCGCTCGCTATCGGCGCAACGAGCCCTTCCAGCGCCGTGTGCGCGCGTGCTACCCGTTCGTGCGTGTGCGTACCGAAGTCAACACGCACATCGACTCGCGCCGTTCGTATGGATTTGTCGCCGGCCCGGGCGTATTTGAAACTACCGTGACACGGCCCGACCTGTTCGGCAATTACTATCGCGAACAATTGCGGCTGCTGGCGAAGAACCATCATGTCGCGATCGAGGTCGGCGTGTCGGACCAGGCCATTCCGATTCACTTCGCGTTTGCCGAGGGCATTCACCTCGAAGGCGATCTCGACCGCGACCGTCTCTTCATGATGCGCGACGTGTTCGACACGCCGGACCTCGCGCTGCTCGACGACCGGATCGTCAACGGCACGTATGAACCGATGCCGGGCGAACCGCATCCGCTGGCGCTCTTTACCGCGGCGCGCGTCGACTTCTCGCTGCATCGGCTGCGGCACTACACGGCGACGTCGCCGACGCACTTCCAGAACTACGTGCTGTACACGAACTATCAGTTCTACATCGACGAGTTCGTGAAGCTCGGCCGTACGATGATGGCGCATACCGACGATGCGGAGCTGCGCGCGTATCGCGGCGAGTACACGTCGTTCGTCGAACCCGGCGACGTGATCACGTACAACGCGAATCTCGGCGAGCAGGAAGCCGAGGGCACGCCGCCGCCGCGGCTGCCGCAGATGCCCGCATATCACCTGAAACGCGCGGACGGCGGCGGCATCACGATGGTCAATATCGGCGTCGGGCCGTCGAATGCGAAGACCATCACCGACCATATCGCGGTGCTGCGTCCGCATGCGTGGGTCATGCTCGGCCACTGCGCGGGGCTGCGCAACACGCAGCGTCTTGGCGACTATGTGCTGGCGCACGGCTATGTGCGCGAAGATCACGTGCTCGACGACGATTTGCCGCTGTGGGTGCCGATTCCGGCGCTCGCCGAAGTGCAGGTCGCGCTCGAGCGCGCGGTCGCGCAGGTCACGCGGCTCGACGGCGCGGAGTTGAAGCGCGTGATGCGCACGGGGACGGTGGCGAGCGTCGATAACCGCAACTGGGAATTGCGCGACCATCGCGAGCCTGTGCAGCGGCTATCGCAAAGCCGCGCGATTGCGCTCGATATGGAAAGCGCGACGATTGCGGCTAATGGATTCCGCTTTCGCGTGCCCTACGGCACCTTGCTGTGCGTGTCGGATAAACCGCTGCATGGAGAACTGAAGCTGCCTGGCATGGCCGATCAGTTTTATCGCGCGCAGGTCGATCAGCATCTGCAGATCGGCGTCGCGGCGATGGAACTGTTGAGGGCCGATGGCTTGCACCGCTTGCACAGCCGGAAGTTGCGCAGCTTTGCGGAAGTGGCGTTTCAGTGA
- the modA gene encoding molybdate ABC transporter substrate-binding protein encodes MRPLSRPLSRPLSRPLFRPLFRLFAHALAATAFALTFSAQARADDLIVSAAASLTNAFKAVGDAFEQQHPGTRLLFNFGASDVLMQQIVNGAPADVFASADQKAMDKAAAEKVIVPATRKDFAANSLVLIVPTDSRFAPASLNELTAANVKRVAYGDPASVPVGRYTEGALKSAGVWDAVSAKGVLATNVRQSLDYVSRGEVDAGFVFGTDAAIMPEKVKVALTVPTQAPITYPIAQVEGSRHAADAQSFIAFVLSPAGQAVLAKYGFKPAPAR; translated from the coding sequence ATGAGACCGCTCTCTCGCCCGCTTTCCCGACCGCTTTCCCGCCCGCTTTTCCGACCGCTTTTCCGCCTGTTCGCCCACGCACTCGCCGCAACCGCCTTTGCACTGACGTTCAGCGCGCAGGCGCGCGCCGACGATCTGATCGTGTCCGCCGCCGCCAGTCTGACGAATGCGTTCAAGGCAGTCGGCGACGCGTTCGAGCAGCAGCATCCGGGCACCAGGCTGCTATTCAATTTCGGCGCATCCGACGTACTGATGCAGCAGATCGTGAACGGCGCGCCCGCCGACGTGTTCGCGTCGGCGGACCAGAAGGCAATGGACAAAGCCGCCGCGGAGAAAGTGATCGTGCCCGCCACGCGCAAGGATTTCGCGGCGAACTCGCTGGTGCTGATCGTGCCGACCGACAGTCGCTTCGCGCCCGCGTCGCTCAACGAACTGACTGCGGCGAACGTAAAGCGCGTCGCGTACGGCGACCCCGCTTCCGTGCCGGTCGGCCGCTACACGGAAGGCGCGCTGAAATCGGCCGGCGTATGGGACGCGGTCAGCGCGAAAGGTGTGCTCGCAACCAATGTGCGGCAAAGTCTCGACTATGTGTCGCGCGGCGAAGTCGATGCGGGCTTCGTGTTCGGCACCGATGCGGCGATCATGCCGGAAAAGGTCAAGGTTGCCTTGACGGTGCCGACGCAAGCGCCGATCACGTATCCTATCGCGCAGGTCGAAGGCAGCCGTCATGCGGCGGACGCGCAGTCGTTTATCGCCTTCGTGCTGTCGCCGGCGGGGCAAGCGGTGCTGGCGAAATATGGGTTCAAGCCCGCGCCGGCGCGTTGA